The genomic region AATTTTTCAGGTCCATTCATTTTTTGTAATAATGTAGCTATCCTCATTTCTTCCCATAAATTTAAAGTATTATTACTTGCTGCACCATCTGTTCCAAGAGTAATATTTACTTCATGATCTAACATTTTTAGTATAGGAGCTATACCATTCCCTAATTTCAAATTACTTGATGGATTATGAGAAACTGTGACTTCATTTTTTGCAAGTATTTTTATATCTTTTTCATCAACATGAACACAATGAGCAGCTATAACATTATTCTTAAATAATCCTGTTTTTTCTATATCTTCAAAAGTATATAATTCTCTTTCATTTTTTGATTCATAAAGATGAATAGTAACAAAGGTATTATATTTTTTAGAAAGTTCTGCTATTTCTTCTAATTTATGCATAGGACATGTATATGGAGCATGTGGCCCAAATCCAACTTTTATATTATACTTATCATGATAATTTTCAAATAAGTATATTGTTTCATCAATTCTTTTTTTCCAACCTTCATCATTATCATATCCTAATCCTCTTGTTAAAAAAGCTCTAATTCCTGTATTTTTAACTGCTTCTGCAGTTCCTTTCATAAAAAGATACATATCTACTACCGTAGTTACTCCTTTAGATAACATCTCCAGAATAGAAATCAAAGAACCATAATAAGTGAGATCATCATTCAAAAGATCTTCTCGAGGAAACATTTCATTGAATAGCCAATCTTGTAATAATAAATCATCTCCAATTCCTCTAAATAGACTCATCGCTAAATGCGTATGGGTATTGATAAACCCTGGTATTATTAATTTGCCTGACATATCATAAATTTTTCCAGAAAAATTTTCTATTTCATCGTTGATCTCCATTATTTTCTCATCTTCAATTAAAATATCCATTTTTTTAATATCTGCATCAGCACTCATTAAAACATATCCGTTTTTTAAAAGTTTTTTCATATAATCACCTCTTCGCATTATTATAACACCTTTATTTTAACTTTTTTTGATGATATAATAAAATCCCCCAAAGGGGATTTTATTAATTTTATCATAAATCATTATATTTTAAATTGATTTAATTTTTCATTTAGTTGATCAACTAACTTTTCTAATTCTTCAGCTTTTTCATTTACATTTCCAATTTCTTTACTCTCTTCTTCTATTTCTTTTGTTATTTCTGTTATTTCATTTGATATTTCCAATATCATCTGCGCCGTTTTGTCACTTGCTGCTGCCATCTCTTCTGTTGATGCGCTTTGTTCTTCTGCACTTGCTGTTAATCCTTCTATTCTTTGATTTATATTTTCTACCCTTTCCAATATCTTTTGGAATTTTTCTTTTATTTCATCTGCATTGCTTTCTACTTCGTTTATTACTTTCACTGTATCTTCTGTTGCCTTATTTGCATTTTGAGCTCCTTCTTTGATTTCTGTTAATATTTGAGCTATTTGTTCCGTTGCTTTTTTACTTTCTTCTGCTAACTTCCTTATTTCATCTGCTACTACTGCAAATCCTTTTCCTGCTTCTCCTGCTCTTGCTGCTTCTATCGCTGCATTTAATGCTAACAAATTTGTTTGTTCTGTTATATTTGTTATTGTTTCCACTATTTCTCCTATGTTCTTGGCTTTTTCTGCCAATACCTCTACCGTCTTTTCTGTTTCTTTTGATTTTTCTACTGCACTTTCTATTATTTTTGTTATTTCTGTTATTGATTTTTCCCCTTCTTCTGTCAATTGTGTCGTTTCATTTACTTCTTGCGCTATTTCTACTGCATTTGCTGATACACTTTGTGCTGCTGTGGATACTTCACTTACCCCTGATGTTAATTCTTCTGTTGTTGCTGCCGCGTTTTCTGCATTATCTTCTATTACTCTTGCTTTCTCTAATACATCTTCATTTGCTCCCATTGTTTTCTCTGAGATCGTTGTTAATATTTCTGACGAACTTTCTATCTTTTTA from Marinitoga aeolica harbors:
- a CDS encoding amidohydrolase produces the protein MKKLLKNGYVLMSADADIKKMDILIEDEKIMEINDEIENFSGKIYDMSGKLIIPGFINTHTHLAMSLFRGIGDDLLLQDWLFNEMFPREDLLNDDLTYYGSLISILEMLSKGVTTVVDMYLFMKGTAEAVKNTGIRAFLTRGLGYDNDEGWKKRIDETIYLFENYHDKYNIKVGFGPHAPYTCPMHKLEEIAELSKKYNTFVTIHLYESKNERELYTFEDIEKTGLFKNNVIAAHCVHVDEKDIKILAKNEVTVSHNPSSNLKLGNGIAPILKMLDHEVNITLGTDGAASNNTLNLWEEMRIATLLQKMNGPEKFKTEESLRMVWENGGYALNEKIGRLEEDYMADLAVIDLKSIELYPNDLNRIKSHIVYSPINKVYATMVGGEWVYYNGEYPKLKENDYYEKFHKLYFELEEKFKNKKEND